In Drosophila bipectinata strain 14024-0381.07 chromosome 2R, DbipHiC1v2, whole genome shotgun sequence, one genomic interval encodes:
- the LOC108132106 gene encoding uncharacterized protein, with protein sequence MAATDGQIILAASRFGDSTPVYLRDFSKQPLPAVAKILKGQHQALGVPTLSAPSLQSTALFLSAGKKYQILAQPIKIKEGRKPTNVGAKVLIPETYGGYFELLSEDGRSTRCIDSVLELSRRRNARVLVRETFRCQQMNRTIHAGELLTTMNDNGKYLQCRNIKDEIINLPLDTKAKFSPIAREDSISGVHTVKNLLLKRMPVIVRLVHGSAPKGLKQPFVPELRLLGCVEIDRIFALPLQKDTDLVPVPLNAKIKLQRAKNMEQLEHFIEYTRFLDKAQRLLADARDRLQIVDLKLSEKEKKDSKFSSRNGRLPVVMLPSAAGVASGLAESGYVLRKSASCDSWSKQQILSSSEIAEEYNEIDHIYDYVRGLTPLSKGLARFEPICESPTLRSHHTDSGSGNYCSLIRAPVHQQATTSGNNNNNYSSLESNKHSSSNGGNHHATQPQQQSSQQHHHHHHLVNHYHHGHIQEDIKPVPPPIETIPGKKPAEKRQRPTLPKLYIKNAHSAGSSSNGNSTGTTHSNSHSQSHSHSQSHSHSHSHSHAHSHSHSQQQAQQQPPTPNGNTANAVANAAAAAVAAAHNHAHAHSHHGSHPHPHQHSHPHPLPHPHHGKVLTPNNHLPAKEALEPQSPLFHIRYKSLSSLQLTPDNNNCSSVTPPTISAHGKSSVAGGASGAGSGAAPGTPGTPPDVVLKCGSILNVHGYLSSPHPLPMPLSHSRSSSSNNHHNPREGTLDSSRSGGRTSGDSNKLPEKKTRRLSRPRSLSNLVWDLRPSKEKSKKKLYIHHFDQRQQATLYL encoded by the exons TCCCGCTTCGGCGACTCCACGCCCGTCTACCTGCGCGACTTCTCCAAACAGCCCCTGCCGGCGGTGGCCAAGATCCTCAAGGGCCAGCACCAGGCGCTAGGAGTGCCCACCCTGTCGGCCCCCTCGCTCCAGAGCACGGCCCTGTTTCTGAGCGCCGGCAAGAAGTACCAGATCCTGGCCCAGCCGATCAAGATCAAGGAGGGTCGCAAGCCCACCAATGTGGGCGCCAAGGTGCTCATCCCGGAAACCTACGGCGGCTACTTCGAGCTACTCAGTGAAGATGGCCGCTCCACGCGATGCATCGACTCGGTGCTGGAGCTGTCCAGGCGCCGCAACGCCCGGGTTCTGGTCCGGGAGACGTTCCGTTGCCAGCAAATGAACCGCACCATCCACGCCGGCGAACTTCTCACGACGATGAACGACAATGGGAAGTACCTGCAGTGCCGGAACATCAAGGACGAGATCATCAATCTGCCACTCGATACCAAAGCCAAGTTCTCGCCGATCGCCCGGGAGGACAGCATCAGCGGTGTGCACACCGTCAAGAATCTGCTGCTCAAGCGGATGCCAGTCATTGTGAG ACTTGTCCATGGGAGTGCGCCCAAGGGCCTGAAGCAGCCATTCGTCCCAGAGCTCCGGCTGCTGGGGTGCGTGGAGATCGACAGGATCTTTGCCCTGCCCCTGCAGAAGGACACGGACCTGGTGCCGGTGCCGCTGAACGCGAAGATAAAGCTGCAGCGGGCCAAGAACATGGAGCAGCTGGAGCACTTCATCGAGTACACGCGGTTCCTGGACAAGGCCCAGCGCCTGCTGGCGGACGCACGCGATCGGCTGCAGATCGTGGATCTCAAGCTGAGCGAGAAGGAGAAAAAGGACTCCAAGTTCAGCAGTCGGAATGGCAGGCTGCCGGTGGTGATGCTGCCGTCGGCGGCGGGGGTAGCCAGCGGGCTGGCGGAGAGTGGTTACGTACTGCGGAAGAGTGCCAGCTGCGACTCGTGGTCCAAGCAGCAGATCCTGAGCAGCAGCGAAATAGCAGAGGAGTATAACGAGATCGATCATATATACGACTATGTGCGGGGCCTGACGCCGCTCTCGAAGGGACTGGCGCGCTTCGAGCCTATCTGCGAGTCGCCCACGCTACGGTCCCATCACACAgacagcggcagcggcaactACTGCAGCCTCATCCGTGCCCCAGTGCACCAGCAGGCCACCACTTcgggcaacaacaacaacaactacagcaGCCTGGAGTCCAACaagcacagcagcagcaacggcgGCAACCATCACGCCACCCAGCCCCAGCAGCAGTCGTCGCAGcagcaccatcaccaccaccacctggTGAACCACTACCATCATGGCCATATTCAGGAGGACATCAAGCCGGTGCCGCCGCCCATCGAGACCATACCCGGCAAGAAGCCGGCGGAGAAGCGCCAGCGTCCCACTCTaccaaagctttacatcaagAATGCCCACAGTGCtgggagcagcagcaacggcaACTCCACGGGCACCACCCACAGCAACAGTCACAGTCAGAGCCACAGTCACAGTCAGAGTCACAGTCACAGCCATAGTCACAGTCATGCCCACAGTCACAGTCACAGCCAGCAGCAGGCACAGCAGCAGCCGCCCACTCCGAACGGGAATACTGCGAACGCGGTGGCGAATGCAGCAGCTGCCGCAGTGGCAGCAGCCCATAACCACGCCCATGCCCACTCCCATCACGGCTCGCATCCGCATCCTCATCAGCACTCGCATCCGCATCCCCTTCCGCATCCCCATCACGGCAAGGTGCTCACGCCGAACAACCATCTGCCGGCCAAGGAGGCGCTGGAGCCGCAATCGCCACTGTTTCACATAAG ATACAAGAGCCTCAGCAGCCTGCAACTGACGCcggacaacaacaactgcTCCTCGGTGACGCCGCCGACGATCTCAGCCCACGGCAAGTCATCCGTAGCGGGTGGAGCGAGCGGCGCAGGAAGTGGAGCCGCGCCTGGCACCCCGGGCACACCGCCCGACGTGGTGCTCAAGTGCGGGAGCATCCTCAACGTGCACGGCTACCTGTCCAGTCCGCATCCCCTGCCCATGCCCCTGTCCCACAGCCGGAgctccagcagcaacaaccacCACAATCCGCGCGAGGGCACCCTGGACTCGTCGCGGAGTGGCGGACGGACATCCGGCGACTCGAACAAGCTGCCGGAGAAGAAGACCCGCCGCCTGTCCCGGCCCCGGAGCCTCTCGAACTTGGTCTGGGACCTGCGGCCGTCGAAGGAGAAGTCGAAGAAGAAGCTCTACATCCATCATTTCGACCAGCGGCAGCAGGCTACGCTGTATCTGTAG
- the LOC138926152 gene encoding uncharacterized protein isoform X2 — protein MTRIDLRVRCPSQRQVDFHISVKMPLQKMMKAYTDYCKIPYDRTVFRVRGLRIEDTDTAEVLSLRNNDVVHVTEMKRLRTNMGSGVSIYFPWVVFMKWSCP, from the exons ATGACCCGTATAGACTTAAGGGTTCGCTGTCCGAGCCAAAGACAAGTGGATTTTCATATCTCAGTCAAGATGCCGCTGCAGAAGATGATGAAGGCCTACACTGACTATTGTAAGATACCCTACGACCGTACTGTGTTTCGAGTTCGTGGTCTCCGGATCGAGGACACTGACACGGCTGAGGTCCTCAGTCTCCGGAACAATGATGTCGTTCATGTGACCGAGATGAAGAGACTCAG AACAAACATGGGATCGGGtgtttcaatttattttccttGGGTAGTATTTATG AAATGGTCGTGTCCTTAG
- the LOC138926152 gene encoding uncharacterized protein isoform X1 has product MTRIDLRVRCPSQRQVDFHISVKMPLQKMMKAYTDYCKIPYDRTVFRVRGLRIEDTDTAEVLSLRNNDVVHVTEMKRLRTNMGSGVSIYFPWVVFMQKWSCP; this is encoded by the exons ATGACCCGTATAGACTTAAGGGTTCGCTGTCCGAGCCAAAGACAAGTGGATTTTCATATCTCAGTCAAGATGCCGCTGCAGAAGATGATGAAGGCCTACACTGACTATTGTAAGATACCCTACGACCGTACTGTGTTTCGAGTTCGTGGTCTCCGGATCGAGGACACTGACACGGCTGAGGTCCTCAGTCTCCGGAACAATGATGTCGTTCATGTGACCGAGATGAAGAGACTCAG AACAAACATGGGATCGGGtgtttcaatttattttccttGGGTAGTATTTATG CAGAAATGGTCGTGTCCTTAG
- the prod gene encoding uncharacterized protein prod: MNGKMDRRKKRTSSEQYQMYIDMMESDPIFATGRLPRDCDVSYLTKKWKELSDKLNKCSSGPTLTAEEWRKRLNDWKNTTRCKYRRSLQSTDKDISMTTLEIRALDLFGKVPSTTGDALVNLKSEKDENDDEMEELGQRTSAAFQKELQAAVEEAINEEDEDEMVEEHVDQEDMLDDGLADNGGGIEGAAGATTAVNTGGGTYRTIVVDNTSYESVEDEGQEVIHHPVEFVTTRRQASAVINAGTATSASKLINGELPAKRMRTQARDQIIYEVKNAPRCISNMQAVPPLHNTKLDREREPSSLTSALTSNDAQQIAQQLKRLADINNETLQFEIARFKFNNPGFQYNAPSL; encoded by the exons ATGAACGGCAAGATGGACCGTCGCAAAAAGCGCACCTCCTCCGAGCAATACCAGATGTACATAGATATGATGGAGTCCGACCCTATTTTCGCCACCGGGCGGCTTCCACGCGATTGCGATGTCAGTTACTTGACCAAGAAGTGGAAGGAGCTCTCCGACAAGCTTAACAAATGCAGCTCCGGTCCCACACTCACGGCAGAGGAGTGGCGAAAG CGCCTGAATGACTGGAAGAACACCACCCGCTGCAAGTACAGACGCAGTCTTCAGTCAACGGACAAGGACATATCAATGACGACCCTAGAGATCCGGGCTCTGGACCTGTTTGGCAAAGTCCCCAGCACCACCGGCGATGCTCTGGTAAACCTAAAGTCCGAGAAGGATGAAAACGACGACGAAATGGAGGAACTGGGTCAACGCACATCGGCAGCCTTCCAAAAGGAGCTACAGGCAGCTGTAGAGGAGGCCATTAACgaggaggacgaggatgaGATGGTAGAAGAGCACGTAGATCAGGAGGACATGCTGGACGATGGCCTGGCGGACAATGGCGGCGGCATCGAAGGTGCTGCAGGGGCCACCACAGCAGTGAACACAGGCGGCGGCACTTATCGTACCATTGTCGTGGACAACACCTCCTACGAATCCGTGGAAGACGAAGGGCAGGAGGTGATCCATCATCCCGTAGAGTTTGTTACCACGAGACGCCAAGCATCTGCGGTTATCAACGCCGGAACAGCCACCTCCGCTAGCAAGCTGATCAATGGAGAGCTGCCCGCAAAAAGGATGCGCACACAGGCCCGGGATCAGATCATCTACGAAG ttAAAAACGCGCCGCGTTGTATTTCGAACATGCAGGCGGTGCCGCCGTTGCACAACACAAAGCTGGATCGGGAACGAGAGCCCAGCTCGCTGACCTCCGCGCTAACCAGCAACGATGCCCAACAGATTGCGCAACAGCTGAAGCGGCTGGCCGATATCAATAACGAAACACTGCAGTTTGAGATAGCGCGCTTCAAGTTCAACAATCCCGGTTTCCAGTACAACGCGCCATCGTTATAG
- the LOC108132121 gene encoding uncharacterized protein encodes MNRRSKRTSYYQYEVFLNTMEANPLLAANKLTRTQDSAKWKELSDELNKCPSGPTLAPEEWRKRLYDWKNTTRSKYKRSLLATDKRMYSITLLENRALKIFYAQQLKEEQSAEYLGDDGQEDEDVKEQEEEEYQEVEEEEEFEEPQEVYPQTEPIVINSELASTQRLHIDGIGAILYEVTNIPLSEKSPKEEVPAPDFNQQIEIQLKRICDIQEAALQFKIASFKYNNPGFDFISGL; translated from the exons ATGAACCGGCGCAGCAAACGCACATCGTACTACCAGTATGAAGTCTTTCTTAACACCATGGAGGCCAATCCATTGCTGGCGGCCAACAAACTGACTCGAACCCAGGATTCTGCCAAGTGGAAGGAACTGAGCGATGAGCTGAACAAGTGCCCAAGTGGTCCTACCTTAGCTCCCGAAGAATGGCGAAAG CGTCTATACGACTGGAAGAATACCACCCGCTCCAAATATAAGCGAAGTCTACTTGCTACCGATAAAAGGATGTATTCGATCACGCTTTTAGAGAATCGAGCCCTGAAGATTTTCTACGCACAGCAATTGAAAGAAGAGCAATCCGCAGAGTACTTGGGAGATGACGGTCAGGAAGACGAGGATGTGAAGGAGCAGGAAGAGGAAGAGTATCAAGAGGtggaggaggaagaggagtTTGAGGAGCCGCAGGAGGTGTATCCCCAAACGGAGCCTATTGTTATAAATAGTGAATTGGCATCCACTCAACGATTGCACATCGATGGAATCGGAGCCATTCTGTATGAAG TGACGAACATTCCTCTCAGTGAAAAATCTCCCAAAGAAGAAGTTCCTGCCCCCGACTTCAATCAGCAAATTGAAATTCAGCTGAAAAGAATATGTGACATTCAGGAGGCCGCCTTGCAGTTCAAAATAGCTAGTTTTAAGTATAACAACCCCGGATTCGACTTCATTTCGGGGTTATAG
- the Topors gene encoding E3 ubiquitin-protein ligase Topors: MAEVAEEVAPAPTFFAEDVGGSVIVEPGALPPTTPGTLTLPAAAMKFADLTESGSESGDGEAGGQPGTSASASVSASASGRSSPPPNCAICLSRCRRKCFTDSCMHQFCFKCLCEWSKIKPECPLCKQPFKTIIHNVRTLDDYDRYPVQTTSPSMQEHSSLRFHIVRRPRYVPLVQNQAVMTNDIDAGAEIGGGVLVAAGGVAAGEDGILRAVAEEVVGSRHTYSRFEPYRMELMNFYRQDQEAASPNTSLSQLWRRYVYDRKLYALPVSDSSTGHFRQWSARFYRNNPAQMHRLMPWIQRDIICLLRNAAHSVSTVMQLMNDILPMTNILGPTFRRRLTPYLGDRTSHFIHELFNFARSPFDMIGYDHVVQYSARVAEEVEVDLLDMVETQSSNGSELHLDVGDGDGDGEAGNAESSNDWSAASGRPSTSVIVTNPSATHSFSVTMASDGSELPGISIRRTATSNVGSQTVAINLSMRRPAEQVEAESEVIEIDDGDAAANAEVAAITDGSSSSRRNAGAALPVSAHIELQSSSSSGDEDECVFVLELKPPHLRTPEQVSLDSNSDSDVVFVDEQRENPATANPEAPSTAEAATRDQGLFMGPSTSAAAKGGKNWELVLEEVRRKDQRRATRVRQLNYFGARSASNPSSNSSSSFNFSSDSDDSSSSSSDSEGRKKKRRRPKASRKRPAKAAQRPRRKRSRRQTARRKLSPKQEEHEQDLPPEQPQMPLESSSDSGSSSDDESAADSSGTLRPSNSNANKDTSSSDDSDDDSTENLQLSALRATLKAEATLEDRKPLKRELQLPEDEVENQQLEPTFSHQALSRQEDIEPGCSEPKRRRSCSNSNLSNYSYSSSTESTSSAPVNSFIWPPSKYGKDPLVRGAAVEELDIANSLIELAPLSSEARREMDEIFNVQSDGAEDSISFLSNDLPRGESNLERADSPLGLYSDDAVETEVSQEPMPLDAPIDVVGEAEVETAEDTATANEEQDEDDDEENEEPNAGEDQQTNVDEDEKQNTGDEDEDKEDNAGEADEEEEEEDNGDDDGEGEGEDDDDNEEEEDQNSENSDPDGVYALLASLE, encoded by the exons ATGGCCGAGGTTGCCGAGGAGGTGGCTCCGGCTCCGACATTCTTTGCGGAGGACGTGGGCGGCTCTGTGATCGTGGAACCCGGAGCCTTACCTCCGACCACCCCAGGAACACTGACACTGCCAGCGGCGGCCATGAAGTTCGCAGACCTAACAGAGAGTGGTAGCGAGTCGGGCGACGGGGAAGCTGGCGGACAACCAGGGACCAGCGCCTCCGCATCCGTGTCTGCATCGGCCAGTGGCAGATCCTCACCGCCGCCCAATTGCGCTATTTGTCTGTCGCGCTGCCGGCGCAAGTGCTTCACAGATTCCTGCATGCACCAGTTCTGCTTCAAGTGCCTGTGCGAGTGGAGCAAG ATCAAACCGGAGTGCCCGCTGTGCAAGCAGCCCTTCAAGACCATCATCCACAATGTGCGGACTCTGGATGATTATGACCGATATCCGGTGCAGACCACATCGCCCTCCATGCAGGAACACTCCTCCCTGCGTTTCCACATCGTTCGTCGTCCCAGATACGTGCCACTGGTCCAAAATCAAGCCGTGATGACTAACGACATAGATGCTGGAGCGGAGATAGGTGGTGGCGTCTTGGTAGCTGCAGGCGGAGTGGCTGCTGGAGAGGATGGGATACTGCGGGCAGTAGCAGAGGAGGTAGTTGGGAGCCGACACACCTACAGCCGGTTCGAGCCCTACCGCATGGAGCTGATGAACTTTTACCGACAAGACCAGGAAGCGGCCTCCCCGAACACCTCCCTCAGCCAGCTGTGGCGACGGTATGTCTACGACAGAAAGCTCTACGCGCTGCCAGTGAGCGACAGCAGCACGGGACACTTTCGCCAGTGGAGTGCCCGGTTCTACAG AAATAATCCCGCCCAGATGCATCGTCTGATGCCGTGGATCCAGCGCGACATCATTTGTCTCTTGAGGAATGCGGCGCACAGCGTCAGTACCGTGATGCAGCTAATGAACGACATCCTGCCGATGACGAACATACTCGGCCCCACATTCCGGCGCCGCTTGACGCCATACCTGGGCGACCGCACCAGTCACTTCATCCACGAGCTGTTCAACTTTGCTCGCTCGCCCTTCGACATGATTGGCTACGACCATGTGGTTCAGTACTCTGCCCGCGTAGCCGAGGAGGTGGAAGTCGACCTCCTCGACATGGTGGAGACCCAATCCTCTAATGGAAGTGAACTCCATCTGGACGTGGGCGATGGCGACGGAGACGGCGAGGCCGGAAATGCAGAGTCATCGAACGATTGGAGCGCTGCCAGCGGCCGCCCCTCCACGAGCGTGATTGTGACCAATCCCAGTGCCACACATTCCTTCAGTGTGACGATGGCCAGTGATGGCAGTGAGCTGCCAGGCATATCCATCCGCCGCACCGCAACTTCCAATGTAGGCTCCCAGACTGTGGCCATCAACCTCAGCATGCGGCGTCCGGCAGAGCAGGTGGAGGCGGAGTCAGAGGTTATCGAAATCGATGATGGCGATGCGGCCGCCAATGCCGAAGTGGCTGCCATCACGGATGGTAGCAGTTCCAGCCGGCGGAATGCAGGCGCAGCTCTGCCGGTCAGCGCCCACATTGAGCTccagagcagcagcagctccggCGATGAAGATGAATGCGTATTTGTCCTGGAGCTGAAACCCCCACACCTGCGCACCCCGGAGCAAGTGAGCCTGGACTCCAACAGCGACTCCGACGTGGTTTTCGTTGACGAGCAGCGAGAAAATCCAGCTACCGCCAATCCTGAGGCGCCATCCACAGCGGAAGCGGCTACCAGGGATCAGGGCCTGTTTATGGGACCAAGTACGAGTGCGGCGGCCAAGGGTGGCAAAAACTGGGAGCTGGTGCTGGAAGAGGTGCGCCGGAAAGACCAGAGACGGGCCACTCGAGTCCGCCAACTAAACTACTTCGGAGCCAGAAGCGCCAGCAatcccagcagcaacagcagctctAGTTTTAACTTCTCCAGCGACAGTGACGACTCCAGCTCCAGCAGTTCCGACTCTGAGGGCAGAAAGAAAAAGCGCCGCCGGCCCAAGGCGTCTAGAAAGCGTCCTGCCAAAGCTGCACAAAGACCCCGCCGCAAGCGCAGTCGCCGTCAGACGGCTAGAAGGAAACTTAGTCCAAAGCAGGAGGAGCATGAGCAGGATCTGCCCCCGGAGCAGCCGCAGATGCCGCTGGAGAGCAGCAGTGACTCGGGCAGCTCAAGTGATGATGAGTCCGCCGCCGACAGTAGCGGAACCTTGC GTCCTAGCAACAGCAACGCAAACAAGGACACCTCCAGTAGCGACGATTCGGATGACGACAGCACGGAGAACCTGCAGCTCAGCGCCTTGAGAGCAACTTTGAAAGCGGAGGCCACTTTGGAAGATCGGAAACCACTCAAACGAGAGCTGCAGCTTCCCGAGGACGAGGTGGAGAATCAGCAGCTAGAGCCGACTTTTTCCCATCAGGCATTGTCCCGTCAGGAGGACATCGAACCAGGATGCAGTGAACCGAAGCGACGACGCAGCTGCAGCAATAGCAATCTGTCCAACTACAGTTACAGTAGCTCAACGGAAAGTACCAGCTCGGCTCCAGTAAACTCCTTTATTTGGCCCCCATCGAAATATGGAAAGGATCCACTGGTTCGTGGAGCGGCAGTTGAGGAGCTCGACATAGCCAACTCGCTGATCGAGCTTGCTCCGCTCTCTAGTGAGGCACGTCGGGAAATGGATGAAATTTTTAACGTTCAATCCGATGGCGCGGAAGATTCCATAAGTTTCTTAAGCAACGACTTGCCGCGCGGAGAAAGCAATTTGGAAAGAGCAGATTCCCCTCTGGGGCTCTATTCTGACGATGCAGTTGAAACGGAGGTTAGCCAAGAACCAATGCCCTTGGATGCACCTATTGACGTGGTAGGAGAAGCGGAAGTTGAGACCGCCGAGGATACGGCAACGGCCAACGAAGAGCAAGATGAGGATGACGACGAGGAAAATGAAGAACCGAATGCAGGAGAAGATCAGCAGACAAATGTAGATGAGGACGAAAAGCAGAATACCGGTGACGAAGATGAAGATAAAGAAGACAATGCAGGTGAAGctgatgaggaggaggaggaggaggacaacGGCGACGACGACGGCGAGGGCGAGGGCGAGGATGACGATGATAATGAAGAAGAGGAGGATCAGAACTCGGAGAACTCTGATCCCGACGGTGTGTACGCCCTCCTGGCGTCTCTGGAATAG
- the LOC108132034 gene encoding uncharacterized protein, translating into MVPRHMIHWRVYVYNNGLYSLPGLETRGFREYSPRYFSHNPFELHRVMDFVNRDISILMRASKGSVLNIYETIVSLITRVSIKSSEFYNALESYFGPKTNQFIHELINFARSPYDSLMSYECNVQYKFLPEDEDGPSTSAAAKERQKLPPTFLNFVEFSRCVNPDDCSIFGAELMLEDEDAWELDALLMDYFNRMLFGEMEDTIVGGIPLTPTTPPAEGTNQTSVSNPAGISSPRLEPPPATQQPSTEQQQQPQPPQSNSQARQTPITLPALHGDRTWIPRATANSVPGNDLDLELAIERSLFDTGGANRDLGLLHGGRSFMLPNQLPRGVSIVAGAASGGGVVPPNPLTSSRRPATSSVLIQNILSASAAQRAARRRRNAAIRSRQSNL; encoded by the exons ATGGTGCCCCGTCACATGATCCACTGGCGGGTCTATGTCTACAACAATGGCTTGTATTCCTTGCCCGGTTTGGAAACACGCGGATTTCGTGAGTACTCGCCGCGGTACTTCAG TCACAATCCCTTTGAGCTGCACAGGGTCATGGACTTTGTCAATCGGGATATATCCATCTTGATGAGGGCCAGCAAGGGCTCCGTGCTGAATATTTACGAGACCATTGTGAGTCTGATCACGCGGGTGAGCATCAAGAGCTCGGAATTCTACAATGCTCTGGAGAGCTACTTTGGTCCCAAGACCAATCAATTTATCCACGAGCTGATCAACTTTGCCCGCTCGCCGTACGACAGCCTCATGTCCTACGAGTGCAATGTCCAGTACAAGTTCCTTCCTGAGGATGAGGATGGCCCGAGTACCTCGGCAGCGGCGAAGGAGCGCCAGAAACTGCCTCCGACCTTTTTGAACTTTGTCGAATTTTCGCGTTGCGTTAATCCCGACGACTGCTCCATCTTTGGAGCGGAACTTATGTTGGAGGACGAGGATGCCTGGGAACTGGATGCATTGCTCATGGATTATTTTAATCGTATGCTGTTCGGAGAGATGGAAGACACCATTGTTGGCGGAATACCACTTACGCCAACTACGCCACCAGCAGAAGGAACAAATCAGACCTCTGTATCGAATCCAGCAGGAATATCATCTCCGCGACTAGAACCGCCGCCGGCGACCCAGCAGCCATCTACtgaacagcaacagcaaccacAGCCACCGCAATCCAATTCACAGGCTCGGCAGACACCTATTACGTTGCCGGCCTTGCATGGCGATAGAACTTGGATACCACGTGCAACAGCAAACAGTGTGCCAGGGAATGACCTAGACCTGGAATTGGCCATCGAGCGCAGCCTGTTCGATACAGGTGGTGCCAATAGGGACCTTGGCTTACTGCACGGAGGGCGTTCCTTTATGTTGCCAAATCAGTTGCCACGCGGTGTGTCAATCGTAGCGGGAGCCGCATCCGGAGGCGGAGTTGTGCCGCCCAATCCTCTTACATCGTCAAGAAGACCCGCCACTTCGTCGGTTTTGATCCAAAACATTCTATCGGCGAGTGCAGCCCAGCGTGCCGCTCGTCGTCGTCGCAATGCCGCCATTCGCTCTCGCCAATCCAACCTCTAG